The following DNA comes from Kryptolebias marmoratus isolate JLee-2015 linkage group LG23, ASM164957v2, whole genome shotgun sequence.
TCAGTGAAGTTGAGGTATTACtaatatttctgtgtgtttggacACACACAGAGCCCACAGGCAGCTTTTGAAGCTCATGTCTGAGAGCAACACAGCAGCCCGCCTCTCTTTTCTGAACGCATTAGCGCTTTCGTCCGTCATTCCGAAGCAAGAGGCGGCGACTCGTGTTTCTGATTCTCTATCTGGGACGCGCGTAGACACATGCTGGGTTCGTGTAAACACGGCCCCGGGGCCTCGGACAGGTCCTGTCTTCGTGTCTCGCGAGCGGCGCACGAGTCAGCAAAGGAGCCGGAGCCGAAGACGTGGCTTTGCTGAGGCGCAGGAGACAGGCgagaggttgttgttttttttccccagcctGAGTGCCCAGCGTTCTTGTATTAATTAATCCCAAAGGCCTAAAAGTCCAAactgttaataaattatttcGCTTTTTGAAATTGCCGAGCGGTTCCACGAAGCCCCCGTAATGAAAGGCCTACTCAACGACGACTGCTGATGTTCGCTTTCTTACATCTGAGAGCACAAATTGCTGCAAAACATAACACTAacaccccctcacccccccccccccccatctcatCTCACTTATGCATATTTCCCCTGTGTTTCTGCGGTGCAGTGCGATATCCGTAAGAAAATACCACGGCCTCTTTACGTGTCTGACGCTCTAGCGGACATGGCGTATCCATCGATGCCAGGTTGCCATGTCAAAAACTtatacagcagcaacaacagcaataCAGCAGCGACTCAACAGTAACTGAATATAACGTACTTATACACAATAGCCGTTTTTTATTCGTTGAGCGTCAATGCGGTATCCCAGTGGCGGCCGGCGGTGAGATTTGTTAGCCGCACTTGCCATTAGCCAggtcacagaagaaaaaaaaaacggttttgtcgctttttctgttgctttttttttacattaaggAAAACGGGTGAGACATCTCGTTTATGTTCATCTCAGTCGCCATCGTACCTACTCAGCCCTACGCCAAACCACACCCTCGTACGCTCGCATGGCACTCTCATTGGCTGACGCCCCTGGCCTGAACCGAtggggggcgggacaagacgcCTGTCAATCATTCCGTGCCGCGGAAGACATTAAATGAACAGGGATGAGGAAAGTTACCCCCTTTGGACAGACTTTGGGGTTTTCTTGAAACTGTGTGgcaccattttttttgtgtaaatttcacaaaatgtgatatggtgttttgtatttgtgttcattatgtattttaacgtttttattgtaaacacaaGGGAGGGCTTAGCCGTCTCTGGGTGTATTCCGAGGTGTTCTAGTAAAGAACCATATTGCGCTGTTTGGTCATACAAACATCTACTGCGTCCAAAGTAAGACCACAAACATCGAACCAAACATTTCTCCTGAAAATAAGgggaacaaaaagacaaattccCTGACTGAGCAGGACCACGAAGAGCCCTAGAAACCCTGAAGACGGTGGGAGAGAAAACCGACAGGATCTCCTTTTTAGGACAAAGTGTTCGATGCTTCAGCAAGACGGCAAGGCTTGACTTTGCGAGCTCGATGCGCGGAGCTGACGGTGAAATCAGCGCATCAAAGGGGGGAAAGGAAAGGTAGCTGAGAGTTCAGAGCTGTCTAACTCCGAAGCTCTGGGCTCACAGGAACCAAACGGCTGCACTGGAAACGGATCGAGAAGCTTAAAAGTTGATGTGGTATGTAGCACGGGCTGGTTTttatactcttttttttacagggtGGACCAGTGTTCTGCTCTTCCGTGTGTCTTTTATTGTGATGTACTGCGGTGTTGTGACCTCTGCTGGTAAGATCCGACATGTGGCAGTCCTGAGTTGAAGCAGCCTTCCAATCAATCGCTTATCCAGGGCGTTCCCGGGGCCAGAGAGgcctcttcccagtgggacctCAAAAGGCAGGCGTCCAGGAGGCTAATCAGAGGCCTTCCCTTAttaggaaaatttaaaaaaaaacaatttcacagTAATAATGAGCCAAAACCAGCAAGAAACAGTCCACCGGAGACGTCAGCGTGTACTCTTGAGCAGGGTTAGTGTCTGCTTACGCTGAACCAGGCCCATTTGCGGTATTCCTAATAGGAAAAACCTAATTAGATCGAATCTTTACCGTCCTACAGTCCACCTGAGCTCAGACAATGTTTACCAGCTTCATGCCAGACGTGAATGAAATGTTCCATTAAAAAGGGACATGCAGTCGTGCCGTCGGTTCCGTTCGATTGCCCGTTCGAGGTTGCACAAGGCGTACTGATTGCTACCTGCCGCTCCTCCCCAGCAGCTATGAATATGCAAATGTTTCCCCATCAAACAGCCCTATTGCCCGGATCCGACTAATTACAGCTGCCTGTTCAGCCAGCGTCGGCCCTCTCTGCGTCTCGGTTCAGGTTCTGAGGGGAAGCTTAGAGACGTTCCACTCAAACGTCGGACCAACCGTAGCAGCCAAgcgaacagaaaacagaaggatTATGAAAGATAACATCCTTCGGGTTTGAGCCTGAGCAACATTTCCTTTTATGACCCTGTTCCGTGTTGACCTTGGCTCTCTCCATGACCTGGATGACCGATAATCTAACGACTCCGAGGTATTTTCTTTGGCGTTCTCGATGCAAAGCACCTTATCTAATCTCCTCCGTCTCGAGTTTGAAACAAATCCTTTTACgcctgtcaaaaacaaacactcgCTTCTACCGACTTTGGACttgtaataaataaagagtttaacCCTTCTGATGCACAACATGGGTCATTTTACGGGTCATTTCACGCTGActgagtttttctttgctctatttttttaaatgaatttcttTTATGATTGAATACTCCAAACATTCtttaaatatcttgtttttaattatcacagatcattcattttttttatttcctattttatgaacaaaaatactttttatattactgcacatgtgtgatttaaaattaaatgtcttaATGCTATGAGAAAAATTTGTTTCGAGTAATTACTTGAGCAGTGAATGGGACcaaatagttatttatttaatatttgcaacatgtttgtcattttgtcacacagacacataccTCCTGATGACACAACAGCtatttaactgaactttatCTGGGGTTTAATAACTGTAAACTTGTGAAATGTGAtcaaacaagataaaacacaaTTGAACACATCACGAGAACACAAACTGCCATCTCAATTTTTTTATATGCCTCACAAATGAtcactaatgccccttttacatgGGCTCTataggtcccggctccactctactctgcttgctTTAAGCgtgtttccaccggcattttttcgaggccggccctgcttctttggtccctgcttcggagcagggccagccgggtgggtggcgcaagcttagctcctgttcactcattggtcgtgggtgtggccagatgcaagcataaaaagcgaacggtaggaacataaacaacagcgttagcttaccctgcaacgtttctgccgtctgtcccccagctgaaggcgctgtaaagcctgaaatctccggtggataacagccgtcctactccgcgcaacaatcatggcatccagagcatttcttccactgcgcctctcttcctgaagtctcaggagaatcccaataagtttaaaaaacagcaacaacacagggccaacgtgtTGACAaaccaaaatgtgcgctaacgcttcacatttgcccacaaagatttcagcaaaccagtttcctccccagctgcagctgttttgcacgtcctgcagtgtaatcatggaacataaacgcatcgacaaacactttgtgtctgcaaaacatgtgaggagagctgcagaccagggacaatccagaaatgctcatgaatgtcagtttagaagctatcaaagttctcaaataaagcaccttttgatcatgtcagtgttttttggtaattatcttacaaaactaggaagtatttttggtttatatattaaaagttatggttttttattgattttagtaaaaaaaaaaaatcgcaacttttaggaaaatgccccgcgaaatcaggcattttagccgcaacaatcacaaaaaatgcccacgaaatcctggagggattgattgatggaaaaacctggaaaaaaaatatcgATGTATGATGAAATTATcagtttttttcacatatttgcCACAAAAGTGTCCACATGTTAGTAGATCCAAGGGCactggggttaaaaaaaaaaaaacttgcacaaCTATTTACGACCCTGTTAATTCCAATTAATAAGTGATCTGAGTTTcccaaatacaaacacacaaacgtgtttaaaatcataaaagttcacaaaagataaaaacattaaccAAAGCCGGGTTAATATTTTGGCGCGTTGGCTGTTTGCGCTCGTTAGTGGAGGCGAAGGCGTCGAAGCAGGCGAGCCGAGAGGAGTTCAGCTGTTCGGTTTTGATAAATGCGACGATGCTTCAATTTGGGGGATTTAGCTTCGCCGTGCTGCTCTTTACGGTGACAGCGGCAACAGTGGAGAGGTGAGTAttcaaaagaaggaaaatggaTTTGATTTACAATCAGCTGTAAAGGTTGGGATCGCAGGATAGTAAAAGTACTTTAACTTACTGTCTTTGCAAAGCGCGTTTAAGTGAAACACGTTAGCTTAATGGCGAAGTTTTTGCTTTATGTTAAAAATGGTAACTTCTGACGAATAAgtgagaaaaactaaataatagaGCCGTTTCTCGTGACATTTTTTCATGTTATAACGTCACAATATACAGATTTAACACGTaataatcagtccctccaggatttcgcgggcattttttgggatcgttgcgggctaaaatgcctgatttcgcggggcattttcctaaaagttgcgttttttttttaactaaaatcaataaaaaacataacttttaatatataaactaaaaatacttcctagttctgtaagataatcaccaacaaacactgacatgatcaaaaggtgctttatttgagaactttgatagcttctaaactgacattcatgagcatttctggattgtccctggtctgcagctctcctcacgttttgcagacacaaagtgtttgttgatgcgtttatgttccattacactgcaggacgtgcaaaacagctgcagctggggaggaaactggtttgcgaccgcagcgAAGTTAGCttgaagttggatgttggatattcgcgctccgcggagttagcggcgtcgagctcacggctgacccgaaacaggaacgctaatgtcggccagccgttctctgccggccccttctctcacgcgcagCGGTTAACTTAGGGACGGctaagtcagccgtgagctagacacCGCTAACTCCgtggagcgcgaatatccaatatccaacttaaaactaacttcactgcggtgttttgctgaaatctttgtgggcaaatgtgaagcattagcgcacattttggcttcggtcgctgctcctgcacgctcccggcattctgatgttaacaggaagtgacgtcacgtgtcttcttcctgagttatttggggttattttgtattccacgctacacgaacccacaaagaagagactagaccgcagaaacggtggcgaatcactttagaaacaataaatattgggataaagttgcgggaaagttgcggcgttttggggcaaagttgcaaaaagttgcgattttgcggggtttgcttgattttcgcaacatcgcgaaatcctggagggtccgCATAATAAAAATTAGCATTACTACTATTTGATCATAAAATACCAAGATTAAATTTTGTTtactgttacaaaaaaaaaatcacaataaaacgGAATTAGTGGAGTCACGTGACAATATTTGCTTAGTATGTggaaaaaatgtattcaaagataaaataatcttaaaatgtgaacaaaatattgtttaaacaaaaacacatttttatgttatgATGCGAtacagttcttttatttttttatgtcatggCAGAAATGGGATTCTATATATTTGAGCAGTTTTTTAAGATACAAAACTCAAGTCTGTTTATGTGCCTTAAAGTTAATTTAGGcacatctttattttactttagcaCGTTTTAATCATCTTATTGCCCTTTATAAATTGTGTCCACGTTGTTCCATTCTGATTTATTGCCTAAAtatccttttttccttttcataaAGTCGTGACGGAACTTTCTAAAAGTACTTGAAATGAACatctgcttgtgttttgttggtAACAGAGTGCAGCATGATTACTACAAATACCATCCAATGGAAGAGGTGAGCGTGCctgattattgtttgtttgttttttccttataCACatagaaacagaatttaaataaatagtcCACCTTATAGATCAGTACCTGGATGACTCAAATGGCGAAGGATCACCCCGATCTCGTGACCATCGTGGACTACGGGAGGACTTACGAAAAGAGAACTATTAAGTTGCTGAAGGTAAGTCCAATTTTATGTGCTATAGAGGAAGTAAGCTTGGAAGTTTGCtcactaacaaaaaaaactattcctAATATTTGATAGTTGCATTTTAATgaagagacacaaaaaaaggaaggaaaaatcCAGAAAGTTAATTacataaaagctacaaattgATTTGCATGTCCCTAAATGATAGAAGTATTTGATTATGGAAGCAAATGTCTGAAGTATtttgattcccaacacatttcTTGTCGTTGAAGGGGGGATTTTGCCCCACTCCTCTTTGCAGAAACCAAATCCGTTCGCTTTCTTGGCAACTCAAAACGTCTGGAGCTTCTTCTGTAGATGACGTTTTGGGCCATTGTTATATTTGAAGAACCCATTTTCAGTGTTCTGGCAAAGGCTTCTAGGCCAGGATTTTACAGTACATGGTCTCACCCATTGGCTCTTTAATGTAGCAAAATCATCCTGGACCATTACCATGCTGTTCCCACCTCCGTGCTCGACTGTGAGGATGGTGTTCTTTGGGTTCCCTTCCTCCAAACGCAGGTTGATGCTAAAGAGTTTGATCTTGGTCTCATCTGATCAGAGCACTTCCTCCTAAGCTTTATCTGAATCATTTAGGTGTTCATTGGCAAGCTTAGGGTAGGTTTTCTTGAGCAGGGGGACCTTGCAGAATTTAAATCCATTCAGCTGAAGTGTGTTATCAGTGGTATTTTTGGTGACTGTAGTtcaaaccaggggtggaaattagcacccgccaccggccaaatgcgggtaaatatttgaagtggcgggtgaatttgatcaacaacTCAACAGGTTGAGTAGTGACTGCTCTGCTCCTAATAAGCAATATAAaccataaattttaaaaaatgaaataatgtagATTAATGCATTTCAGAAGGAGATTCCCTAACTCTTGTATTgacatatttttcaaataacCGGCAAATGGCAGCATAAATCCCCTGAAATTCTATtctggcttttggttttggtgccACCCCAATTTTAACATTGCCCCCACAATCTGGGCCCCCATTTGAAAACTTTCTGGATGCGCCCCTGTCACTGACATCCACGTTATTCTGTCTCCCTACATTAAGAAATAAACTACTAAATATTAGTGTTCCTTTCTTTGTGAGTGGGTTAAAGAAATACTTCTGCCTCTGCAGCTGACAAAGACAGATATTTAGCTGCTTTTGTATCGGTTTTCCAGATTGGCCTGAACACGGAAGCAAAAAAGAAGGCTGTCTGGGTGGAGTGTGGCATTCACGCCAGGGAATGGATTAGTCCGGCATTCTGTCAGTACTTTGTCAAGCAGGTAGGAGACTAGAAACCACTCATACagggggaaaaacaaataaaaatactccaTATATATCTGATCTCATCATATTTTGGTAATTTCACATCAGATTCTGCAAACATACAAAACAGATGCAAAGATGGAAAAGATGGTGAGGAACATGGACTTCTACGTCACGCCGGTGCTCAACGTCGACGGCTACGTCTACACTTGGAACGACAGCACAGTCAGTGCTCGTGTTTTGATGGATATTTGTCAAATTACCTTCAGCCGAAGCTCTCAAACCGCAGATGAGCGTCACACGGGAGAATCGACTATTAGGGAAATGGCTCTCGTGTTCAAATGAGCTCCGGGTTTAATTATTGGAGAAAATGATTTTCTGATGCTCCGCGAGTACAAAATCATCCCATAATGGGGTAATAAGACGCGGCAGCGGTTTGAGGGCCCGTTTAATGTGTAGAAAAATGTCAAGTGGGCTATTTAATGCGTTGCTGAATTTAGACAAGCTGATTGAACCCTCTGGTCCGTTCAGACTCGACTGTGGAGGAAGAACAGGACGCCCGGACCTTCGAGCGGCTGTTACGGCACCGACCTCAACCGCAACTTCGATTCCAACTGGGGCAGTGAGTATTTGTTgggattagatttttttttaaaaagggtgtTATTACTGGGACTGATTCCGGTTTTTCCTCTCTCTGGCCATGTTCACAGCGGTGGGAGTATCATTCGACTGCAAAAAGGAAATCTACTGCGGGACCCATGTCATGTCTGAGCTCGAGACCCAGGCCGTGACCTACTTTGTCGGAACCCGAAAGGACGACTTCCTGTGTTTCCTCACCATCCACTCCTTTAGCCAGATGATCCTGCTTCCCTTCGGACACCCCAACTACACCGCCTCCAACTACAATGAGCTGGTATTTGTGCCCAAATACACATTTGTACTCGAAGTACTCCACAGTTTTT
Coding sequences within:
- the LOC108248689 gene encoding carboxypeptidase O-like isoform X1 gives rise to the protein MLQFGGFSFAVLLFTVTAATVERVQHDYYKYHPMEEISTWMTQMAKDHPDLVTIVDYGRTYEKRTIKLLKIGLNTEAKKKAVWVECGIHAREWISPAFCQYFVKQILQTYKTDAKMEKMVRNMDFYVTPVLNVDGYVYTWNDSTTRLWRKNRTPGPSSGCYGTDLNRNFDSNWGTVGVSFDCKKEIYCGTHVMSELETQAVTYFVGTRKDDFLCFLTIHSFSQMILLPFGHPNYTASNYNELMKVGLGAAEAIWKVHGQNYTVGTSPDVLYPFSGSSQDWAHMQGIHFSYTFELRDKGTFGFQLPEDQIQPACEEAYSGALHIITYAHDQTFSGAVVTAAATLWTLLLAAGVTLM
- the LOC108248689 gene encoding carboxypeptidase O-like isoform X2, yielding MTQMAKDHPDLVTIVDYGRTYEKRTIKLLKIGLNTEAKKKAVWVECGIHAREWISPAFCQYFVKQILQTYKTDAKMEKMVRNMDFYVTPVLNVDGYVYTWNDSTTRLWRKNRTPGPSSGCYGTDLNRNFDSNWGTVGVSFDCKKEIYCGTHVMSELETQAVTYFVGTRKDDFLCFLTIHSFSQMILLPFGHPNYTASNYNELMKVGLGAAEAIWKVHGQNYTVGTSPDVLYPFSGSSQDWAHMQGIHFSYTFELRDKGTFGFQLPEDQIQPACEEAYSGALHIITYAHDQTFSGAVVTAAATLWTLLLAAGVTLM